Within the Pseudobythopirellula maris genome, the region GACGCCAGCACTGCCCCCCGCCATCACTGCCCCCGCCAGCTCCCCCCACTCTCAAGAAGGGACCGCCATGCGCGCCGCCGTTTACACCGAGTACGGGCCCCCCGAGGTTGTGCGGGTCATCGACGTCAACAAGCCGACCGTCGGCAAAGGCGAGATGCTCGTTCGCGTCCACGCCACCACCGTCAACTCGGCCGACTGGCGGTTCCGCGCCGCAAATCCGTGGCTCATCCGGCTATTCAATGGGCTGCTCAGCCCCAAGAACCAAGTGCTCGGTGTCGAGCTCGCGGGCGTGGTGGAGGAGGTCGGCGAACCGACCAACGGCTCGCCGCCGCGGTTCAAGCCGGGCGACTGGGTCTTTGGCGAGGTGGCCAACCATGGAATGGGGGCCCACGCCGAGTACAAGCGCCTTAGCCAAGACGCCCCGCTCGTCGCTACACCGGCGGGCCTCGACCACCACGAGGCGGTCGCCACCCCCTTCGGCGCCCTCGCCGCCATCGTCTTCTTGCGCGACAAGGCGAAGCTGCAGCCGGGTGAGCGGGTGCTGGTCAACGGCGCGTCGGGCGCCGTCGGCGTGTTCTGCGTGCAGATCGCCAAGCTGCTCGGCGCCGAGGTCACGGCCGTCACCAGCACCAAGAACCTCGAGCTCGTCCGCTCGCTCGGCGCCGACCACGCGGTCGACTACACCCAAGGTCCCGCCCTGGCCGACGGCGAGCGCTACGACCTGATCATCGACACGGTCGGCCTGCTCGACACGGGCCATTGCCTCGCCGCTCTCACGCCCAAAGGGCGGTTCCTGCCGGTCGCCTTCGGGCCGAGCCACATGCTGCGTTCGATCTTCAACCGGCTGACCGGCGGCCGGCCCGTGTTGTGCAACGTGGCCGAGGCCACGCTCGAAAACACCGAGCAGCTGGCCGCCTGGCTCGCCGAGGGCAAGCTCCGGCCGGTTATCGACCACCGGGCGCCGCTCGACGATATCAGCGAGGCCCATCGCTACGCCGAGGCGGGCCACAAGGTTGGCGCCGTCGTGATCGACGTCGCATGAGCGAGCCGAGGCGGCGGCTCGAGCAACGCTGACGACACGTAGTTTCCAGTTCGGTGAACTGTGGCGCCGCGCCGTCTCAAAACGAGCCGTGCTGCGGCTCTGCGGCGCGCTTCTGGGCGGAGTATGCGTGGGGTGCTCGTTGTAGAATGGGGGGGAATCGATCATCCTCTTCCCCCCGTTCTTCTATCTC harbors:
- a CDS encoding NAD(P)-dependent alcohol dehydrogenase: MRAAVYTEYGPPEVVRVIDVNKPTVGKGEMLVRVHATTVNSADWRFRAANPWLIRLFNGLLSPKNQVLGVELAGVVEEVGEPTNGSPPRFKPGDWVFGEVANHGMGAHAEYKRLSQDAPLVATPAGLDHHEAVATPFGALAAIVFLRDKAKLQPGERVLVNGASGAVGVFCVQIAKLLGAEVTAVTSTKNLELVRSLGADHAVDYTQGPALADGERYDLIIDTVGLLDTGHCLAALTPKGRFLPVAFGPSHMLRSIFNRLTGGRPVLCNVAEATLENTEQLAAWLAEGKLRPVIDHRAPLDDISEAHRYAEAGHKVGAVVIDVA